A stretch of the Bombyx mori chromosome 12, ASM3026992v2 genome encodes the following:
- the LOC101744274 gene encoding disks large 1 tumor suppressor protein isoform X14, producing MTERRKKKSHNGFLRKVSSLFNLDTAHVASSEMKQVNGIEGGANERTQGEDGYIYLSVALSRAGGAGLGFSIAGGSDNPHVADDPHIYVTKLIPGGAAAASQLLINDAILQVNDVNVENVTHAEAVDALKKAGSTVRLKVRRRAIEDTLNVSQVSNKEESVEIELIKGGSGLGFSIAGGLGNQHIPGDNGIYVTKIMAGGAAHQDGRLRVGDKLLMVKNTSNGDVNLDNVTHEDAVAALKATGERVLLVLVPGPRHGQPSPRTSRANTPSSAANSLRREDATDGGEEVRVVELEKGPSGLGFNIVGGEDGHGIYVSFLLAGGPAERSGALRRGDRLLAVNDLDISHATHEQAAKALKSTGQIVKLTVVYRPQEYNKFEARINELKQHHTLLRTSQKRSLYVRALFDYDPIRDDGLPSRGLPFRYGDILHVTNASDDEWWQARRLGQDKVDTDAIGIIPSKRRWERKQRARDRQVKFQGQGTPVSTSQSTLERKKKTLSFSRKFPFMKSREDGKSEDGSDQEPFMLCYTQEDANADGEILYRVELPMMEEITLIYLEDESQDETVLSYETVQQLTIAYTRPVIILGPLKDRINDDLISEFPDKFGSCVPHTTRPRRDYEVDGRDYHFVASREQMERDIQNHLFIEAGQYNDNLYGTSVASVREVAEKGKHCILDVSGNAIKRLQVAQLFPIAIFIKPKSVESIMEMNKRMTEEQAKKTYERALKMEQEFAEYFTAVVTGDTPEEIYSKVKAVIAAESGPSVWVPRREPL from the exons ATGACAGAGAGAAGGAAGAAAAAGTCTCATAATGGATTTCTTCGGAAAGTCTCTTCACTATTTAATCTTGATACG GCTCACGTCGCATCATCTGAAATGAAGCAG GTTAATGGCATAGAAGGTGGAGCAAATGAAAGAACACAGGGTGAGGATGGCTACATTTACCTCTCGGTGGCACTGTCTCGAGCTGGTGGTGCTGGCTTGGGCTTCAGCATTGCAGGAGGGTCTGACAATCCCCATGTGGCAGATGACCCTCATATCTATGTCACAAAGCTCATACCTGGTGGTGCTGCTGCAGCCAGTCAGTTACTGATTAATGATGCTATTTTACag GTGAATGATGTGAATGTAGAAAATGTGACACATGCTGAAGCGGTTGATGCACTGAAAAAGGCTGGTAGTACTGTGAGATTg AAAGTGCGACGTCGAGCTATAGAAGATACCCTAAACGTGTCACAAGTGTCAAACAAAGAGGAATCTGTGGAAATAGAACTTATAAAAGGTGGCTCTGGCTTGGGCTTCAGTATAGCAGGCGGACTCGGTAACCAACACATACCCGGTGAcaacggcatttacgttaccAAAATCATGGCCGGCGGCGCTGCGCATCAAGATGGACGTTTAAGAGTTGGTGATAAATTGCTTATGGTCAAAAACACTTCT aacGGAGATGTCAATTTGGATAACGTGACACACGAGGATGCCGTGGCCGCTCTAAAGGCAACAGGAGAACGCGTGTTGCTAGTTTTGGTACCAGGGCCGAGACACGGACAACCCTCGCCGCGCACTTCTCGAGCTAACACAC cgtCGAGCGCAGCAAATTCTCTCCGACGCGAAGACGCAACGGACGGCGGCGAGGAGGTACGCGTGGTGGAGCTGGAGAAAGGTCCCTCGGGCCTGGGGTTCAACATCGTCGGTGGCGAAGACGGGCACGGCATCTACGTTTCTTTCCTGTTGGCCGGCGGACCTGCGGAGAGGTCCGGCGCTCTACGGAGAGGAGACCGTCTGCTCGCAGTCAACGATCTTGACATATCGCACGCCACACACGAACAGGCCGCCAAAGCCCTGAAG aGCACGGGTCAAATTGTTAAATTGACTGTTGTGTATCGTCCACAAGAATACAATAAGTTTGAAGCACGAATCAATGAATTGAAACAACATCATACGCTATTACGGACATCTCAAAAACGATCCTTGTATGTAAG AGCATTATTTGACTACGACCCCATTCGAGACGATGGTCTACCTTCGAGAGGATTGCCGTTTCGATATGGCGATATATTGCATGTTACAAATGCGTCCGATGACGAATGGTGGCAAGCCAG AAGGCTGGGTCAGGATAAAGTGGACACCGATGCTATCGGTATAATTCCTTCGAAACGTCGATGGGAAAGAAAACAGCGGGCACGCGATCGACAAGTTAAATTCCAGGGACAGGGTACACCGGTCAGTACG AGCCAATCCACTCTggaaaggaaaaagaaaactttATCTTTCAGTAGAAAATTCCCATTCATGAAGAGTCGAGAAGACGGCAAATCTGAAGATGGTTCCGATCAAGAAC CTTTCATGCTTTGTTACACGCAGGAGGACGCTAACGCTGACG GAGAAATCTTGTATCGAGTGGAACTTCCCATGATGGAGGAGATAACGCTCATATATCTCGAGGACGAGA GTCAAGACGAGACGGTGTTGTCTTACGAAACAGTTCAGCAATTGACGATCGCGTACACTCGGCCCGTGATAATATTGGGCCCATTGAAAGATAGAATAAACGACGACCTCATTTCCGAGTTCCCTGACAAGTTTGGAAGCTGCGTGCCTC ATACGACACGGCCAAGACGCGACTACGAGGTGGACGGGCGGGACTACCACTTCGTGGCCAGCCGCGAGCAGATGGAGCGCGACATACAGAATCACCTGTTCATCGAGGCCGGCCAGTACAACGACAATCTGTACGGAACGTCCGTGGCATCCGTGCGAGAAGTCGCCGAGAAG GGCAAGCATTGCATTTTGGACGTCAGCGGTAACGCAATCAAGAGATTGCAAGTAGCACAACTATTCCCTATTGCCATATTTATCAAACCAAAGAGTGTAGAGTCTATAat GGAAATGAACAAGAGAATGACAGAAGAACAAGCGAAGAAAACTTATGAACGTGCCCTTAAAATGGAGCAAGAATTCGCTGAATATTTTACTg CCGTGGTGACGGGCGACACGCCGGAAGAGATATACTCGAAGGTGAAGGCGGTGATCGCGGCGGAGAGCGGCCCGTCCGTGTGGGTGCCGCGCCGCGAGCCCCTGTGA
- the LOC101744274 gene encoding disks large 1 tumor suppressor protein isoform X4 yields the protein MPVRKQEAHRALELLEDYHSKLIKPQDRQLRLAIERVIRIFKSRLFQALLDIQEFYELTLLDDTKSVQQKTAETIRIANKWELDSNRREISTDEIEYRSVSNAFLHDNNKKSESRNETPDSGKVRSVVSPSDEVEEKKAHVASSEMKQLQVNGIEGGANERTQGEDGYIYLSVALSRAGGAGLGFSIAGGSDNPHVADDPHIYVTKLIPGGAAAASQLLINDAILQVNDVNVENVTHAEAVDALKKAGSTVRLKVRRRAIEDTLNVSQVSNKEESVEIELIKGGSGLGFSIAGGLGNQHIPGDNGIYVTKIMAGGAAHQDGRLRVGDKLLMVKNTSNGDVNLDNVTHEDAVAALKATGERVLLVLVPGPRHGQPSPRTSRANTPSSAANSLRREDATDGGEEVRVVELEKGPSGLGFNIVGGEDGHGIYVSFLLAGGPAERSGALRRGDRLLAVNDLDISHATHEQAAKALKSTGQIVKLTVVYRPQEYNKFEARINELKQHHTLLRTSQKRSLYVRALFDYDPIRDDGLPSRGLPFRYGDILHVTNASDDEWWQARLGQDKVDTDAIGIIPSKRRWERKQRARDRQVKFQGQGTPVSTSQSTLERKKKTLSFSRKFPFMKSREDGKSEDGSDQEPFMLCYTQEDANADGEILYRVELPMMEEITLIYLEDESQDETVLSYETVQQLTIAYTRPVIILGPLKDRINDDLISEFPDKFGSCVPHTTRPRRDYEVDGRDYHFVASREQMERDIQNHLFIEAGQYNDNLYGTSVASVREVAEKGKHCILDVSGNAIKRLQVAQLFPIAIFIKPKSVESIMEMNKRMTEEQAKKTYERALKMEQEFAEYFTAVVTGDTPEEIYSKVKAVIAAESGPSVWVPRREPL from the exons ATATCCAAGAGTTCTATGAGCTCACTCTCCTCGATGATACGAAGTCAGTACAACAGAAAACTGCAGAAACAATCCGTATCGCTAACAAGTGGGAATTGGACAGCAACAGACGAGAG ATATCAACGGATGAAATTGAATATAGATCGGTATCAAATGCATTTCTACACGACAACAATAAGAAGTCTGAATCACGTAATGAGACACCAGACTCGGGTAAG GTGCGTTCTGTCGTATCACCAAGTGATGAAGTTGAAGAAAAGAAA GCTCACGTCGCATCATCTGAAATGAAGCAG TTACAGGTTAATGGCATAGAAGGTGGAGCAAATGAAAGAACACAGGGTGAGGATGGCTACATTTACCTCTCGGTGGCACTGTCTCGAGCTGGTGGTGCTGGCTTGGGCTTCAGCATTGCAGGAGGGTCTGACAATCCCCATGTGGCAGATGACCCTCATATCTATGTCACAAAGCTCATACCTGGTGGTGCTGCTGCAGCCAGTCAGTTACTGATTAATGATGCTATTTTACag GTGAATGATGTGAATGTAGAAAATGTGACACATGCTGAAGCGGTTGATGCACTGAAAAAGGCTGGTAGTACTGTGAGATTg AAAGTGCGACGTCGAGCTATAGAAGATACCCTAAACGTGTCACAAGTGTCAAACAAAGAGGAATCTGTGGAAATAGAACTTATAAAAGGTGGCTCTGGCTTGGGCTTCAGTATAGCAGGCGGACTCGGTAACCAACACATACCCGGTGAcaacggcatttacgttaccAAAATCATGGCCGGCGGCGCTGCGCATCAAGATGGACGTTTAAGAGTTGGTGATAAATTGCTTATGGTCAAAAACACTTCT aacGGAGATGTCAATTTGGATAACGTGACACACGAGGATGCCGTGGCCGCTCTAAAGGCAACAGGAGAACGCGTGTTGCTAGTTTTGGTACCAGGGCCGAGACACGGACAACCCTCGCCGCGCACTTCTCGAGCTAACACAC cgtCGAGCGCAGCAAATTCTCTCCGACGCGAAGACGCAACGGACGGCGGCGAGGAGGTACGCGTGGTGGAGCTGGAGAAAGGTCCCTCGGGCCTGGGGTTCAACATCGTCGGTGGCGAAGACGGGCACGGCATCTACGTTTCTTTCCTGTTGGCCGGCGGACCTGCGGAGAGGTCCGGCGCTCTACGGAGAGGAGACCGTCTGCTCGCAGTCAACGATCTTGACATATCGCACGCCACACACGAACAGGCCGCCAAAGCCCTGAAG aGCACGGGTCAAATTGTTAAATTGACTGTTGTGTATCGTCCACAAGAATACAATAAGTTTGAAGCACGAATCAATGAATTGAAACAACATCATACGCTATTACGGACATCTCAAAAACGATCCTTGTATGTAAG AGCATTATTTGACTACGACCCCATTCGAGACGATGGTCTACCTTCGAGAGGATTGCCGTTTCGATATGGCGATATATTGCATGTTACAAATGCGTCCGATGACGAATGGTGGCAAGCCAG GCTGGGTCAGGATAAAGTGGACACCGATGCTATCGGTATAATTCCTTCGAAACGTCGATGGGAAAGAAAACAGCGGGCACGCGATCGACAAGTTAAATTCCAGGGACAGGGTACACCGGTCAGTACG AGCCAATCCACTCTggaaaggaaaaagaaaactttATCTTTCAGTAGAAAATTCCCATTCATGAAGAGTCGAGAAGACGGCAAATCTGAAGATGGTTCCGATCAAGAAC CTTTCATGCTTTGTTACACGCAGGAGGACGCTAACGCTGACG GAGAAATCTTGTATCGAGTGGAACTTCCCATGATGGAGGAGATAACGCTCATATATCTCGAGGACGAGA GTCAAGACGAGACGGTGTTGTCTTACGAAACAGTTCAGCAATTGACGATCGCGTACACTCGGCCCGTGATAATATTGGGCCCATTGAAAGATAGAATAAACGACGACCTCATTTCCGAGTTCCCTGACAAGTTTGGAAGCTGCGTGCCTC ATACGACACGGCCAAGACGCGACTACGAGGTGGACGGGCGGGACTACCACTTCGTGGCCAGCCGCGAGCAGATGGAGCGCGACATACAGAATCACCTGTTCATCGAGGCCGGCCAGTACAACGACAATCTGTACGGAACGTCCGTGGCATCCGTGCGAGAAGTCGCCGAGAAG GGCAAGCATTGCATTTTGGACGTCAGCGGTAACGCAATCAAGAGATTGCAAGTAGCACAACTATTCCCTATTGCCATATTTATCAAACCAAAGAGTGTAGAGTCTATAat GGAAATGAACAAGAGAATGACAGAAGAACAAGCGAAGAAAACTTATGAACGTGCCCTTAAAATGGAGCAAGAATTCGCTGAATATTTTACTg CCGTGGTGACGGGCGACACGCCGGAAGAGATATACTCGAAGGTGAAGGCGGTGATCGCGGCGGAGAGCGGCCCGTCCGTGTGGGTGCCGCGCCGCGAGCCCCTGTGA
- the LOC101744274 gene encoding disks large 1 tumor suppressor protein isoform X2 has translation MPVRKQEAHRALELLEDYHSKLIKPQDRQLRLAIERVIRIFKSRLFQALLDIQEFYELTLLDDTKSVQQKTAETIRIANKWELDSNRREISTDEIEYRSVSNAFLHDNNKKSESRNETPDSGKVRSVVSPSDEVEEKKAHVASSEMKQNEIKLQVNGIEGGANERTQGEDGYIYLSVALSRAGGAGLGFSIAGGSDNPHVADDPHIYVTKLIPGGAAAASQLLINDAILQVNDVNVENVTHAEAVDALKKAGSTVRLKVRRRAIEDTLNVSQVSNKEESVEIELIKGGSGLGFSIAGGLGNQHIPGDNGIYVTKIMAGGAAHQDGRLRVGDKLLMVKNTSNGDVNLDNVTHEDAVAALKATGERVLLVLVPGPRHGQPSPRTSRANTPSSAANSLRREDATDGGEEVRVVELEKGPSGLGFNIVGGEDGHGIYVSFLLAGGPAERSGALRRGDRLLAVNDLDISHATHEQAAKALKSTGQIVKLTVVYRPQEYNKFEARINELKQHHTLLRTSQKRSLYVRALFDYDPIRDDGLPSRGLPFRYGDILHVTNASDDEWWQARLGQDKVDTDAIGIIPSKRRWERKQRARDRQVKFQGQGTPVSTSQSTLERKKKTLSFSRKFPFMKSREDGKSEDGSDQEPFMLCYTQEDANADGEILYRVELPMMEEITLIYLEDESQDETVLSYETVQQLTIAYTRPVIILGPLKDRINDDLISEFPDKFGSCVPHTTRPRRDYEVDGRDYHFVASREQMERDIQNHLFIEAGQYNDNLYGTSVASVREVAEKGKHCILDVSGNAIKRLQVAQLFPIAIFIKPKSVESIMEMNKRMTEEQAKKTYERALKMEQEFAEYFTAVVTGDTPEEIYSKVKAVIAAESGPSVWVPRREPL, from the exons ATATCCAAGAGTTCTATGAGCTCACTCTCCTCGATGATACGAAGTCAGTACAACAGAAAACTGCAGAAACAATCCGTATCGCTAACAAGTGGGAATTGGACAGCAACAGACGAGAG ATATCAACGGATGAAATTGAATATAGATCGGTATCAAATGCATTTCTACACGACAACAATAAGAAGTCTGAATCACGTAATGAGACACCAGACTCGGGTAAG GTGCGTTCTGTCGTATCACCAAGTGATGAAGTTGAAGAAAAGAAA GCTCACGTCGCATCATCTGAAATGAAGCAG AATGAAATAAAGTTACAGGTTAATGGCATAGAAGGTGGAGCAAATGAAAGAACACAGGGTGAGGATGGCTACATTTACCTCTCGGTGGCACTGTCTCGAGCTGGTGGTGCTGGCTTGGGCTTCAGCATTGCAGGAGGGTCTGACAATCCCCATGTGGCAGATGACCCTCATATCTATGTCACAAAGCTCATACCTGGTGGTGCTGCTGCAGCCAGTCAGTTACTGATTAATGATGCTATTTTACag GTGAATGATGTGAATGTAGAAAATGTGACACATGCTGAAGCGGTTGATGCACTGAAAAAGGCTGGTAGTACTGTGAGATTg AAAGTGCGACGTCGAGCTATAGAAGATACCCTAAACGTGTCACAAGTGTCAAACAAAGAGGAATCTGTGGAAATAGAACTTATAAAAGGTGGCTCTGGCTTGGGCTTCAGTATAGCAGGCGGACTCGGTAACCAACACATACCCGGTGAcaacggcatttacgttaccAAAATCATGGCCGGCGGCGCTGCGCATCAAGATGGACGTTTAAGAGTTGGTGATAAATTGCTTATGGTCAAAAACACTTCT aacGGAGATGTCAATTTGGATAACGTGACACACGAGGATGCCGTGGCCGCTCTAAAGGCAACAGGAGAACGCGTGTTGCTAGTTTTGGTACCAGGGCCGAGACACGGACAACCCTCGCCGCGCACTTCTCGAGCTAACACAC cgtCGAGCGCAGCAAATTCTCTCCGACGCGAAGACGCAACGGACGGCGGCGAGGAGGTACGCGTGGTGGAGCTGGAGAAAGGTCCCTCGGGCCTGGGGTTCAACATCGTCGGTGGCGAAGACGGGCACGGCATCTACGTTTCTTTCCTGTTGGCCGGCGGACCTGCGGAGAGGTCCGGCGCTCTACGGAGAGGAGACCGTCTGCTCGCAGTCAACGATCTTGACATATCGCACGCCACACACGAACAGGCCGCCAAAGCCCTGAAG aGCACGGGTCAAATTGTTAAATTGACTGTTGTGTATCGTCCACAAGAATACAATAAGTTTGAAGCACGAATCAATGAATTGAAACAACATCATACGCTATTACGGACATCTCAAAAACGATCCTTGTATGTAAG AGCATTATTTGACTACGACCCCATTCGAGACGATGGTCTACCTTCGAGAGGATTGCCGTTTCGATATGGCGATATATTGCATGTTACAAATGCGTCCGATGACGAATGGTGGCAAGCCAG GCTGGGTCAGGATAAAGTGGACACCGATGCTATCGGTATAATTCCTTCGAAACGTCGATGGGAAAGAAAACAGCGGGCACGCGATCGACAAGTTAAATTCCAGGGACAGGGTACACCGGTCAGTACG AGCCAATCCACTCTggaaaggaaaaagaaaactttATCTTTCAGTAGAAAATTCCCATTCATGAAGAGTCGAGAAGACGGCAAATCTGAAGATGGTTCCGATCAAGAAC CTTTCATGCTTTGTTACACGCAGGAGGACGCTAACGCTGACG GAGAAATCTTGTATCGAGTGGAACTTCCCATGATGGAGGAGATAACGCTCATATATCTCGAGGACGAGA GTCAAGACGAGACGGTGTTGTCTTACGAAACAGTTCAGCAATTGACGATCGCGTACACTCGGCCCGTGATAATATTGGGCCCATTGAAAGATAGAATAAACGACGACCTCATTTCCGAGTTCCCTGACAAGTTTGGAAGCTGCGTGCCTC ATACGACACGGCCAAGACGCGACTACGAGGTGGACGGGCGGGACTACCACTTCGTGGCCAGCCGCGAGCAGATGGAGCGCGACATACAGAATCACCTGTTCATCGAGGCCGGCCAGTACAACGACAATCTGTACGGAACGTCCGTGGCATCCGTGCGAGAAGTCGCCGAGAAG GGCAAGCATTGCATTTTGGACGTCAGCGGTAACGCAATCAAGAGATTGCAAGTAGCACAACTATTCCCTATTGCCATATTTATCAAACCAAAGAGTGTAGAGTCTATAat GGAAATGAACAAGAGAATGACAGAAGAACAAGCGAAGAAAACTTATGAACGTGCCCTTAAAATGGAGCAAGAATTCGCTGAATATTTTACTg CCGTGGTGACGGGCGACACGCCGGAAGAGATATACTCGAAGGTGAAGGCGGTGATCGCGGCGGAGAGCGGCCCGTCCGTGTGGGTGCCGCGCCGCGAGCCCCTGTGA
- the LOC101744274 gene encoding disks large 1 tumor suppressor protein isoform X3 codes for MPVRKQEAHRALELLEDYHSKLIKPQDRQLRLAIERVIRIFKSRLFQALLDIQEFYELTLLDDTKSVQQKTAETIRIANKWELDSNRREISTDEIEYRSVSNAFLHDNNKKSESRNETPDSGKVRSVVSPSDEVEEKKAHVASSEMKQLQVNGIEGGANERTQGEDGYIYLSVALSRAGGAGLGFSIAGGSDNPHVADDPHIYVTKLIPGGAAAASQLLINDAILQVNDVNVENVTHAEAVDALKKAGSTVRLKVRRRAIEDTLNVSQVSNKEESVEIELIKGGSGLGFSIAGGLGNQHIPGDNGIYVTKIMAGGAAHQDGRLRVGDKLLMVKNTSNGDVNLDNVTHEDAVAALKATGERVLLVLVPGPRHGQPSPRTSRANTPSSAANSLRREDATDGGEEVRVVELEKGPSGLGFNIVGGEDGHGIYVSFLLAGGPAERSGALRRGDRLLAVNDLDISHATHEQAAKALKSTGQIVKLTVVYRPQEYNKFEARINELKQHHTLLRTSQKRSLYVRALFDYDPIRDDGLPSRGLPFRYGDILHVTNASDDEWWQARRLGQDKVDTDAIGIIPSKRRWERKQRARDRQVKFQGQGTPVSTSQSTLERKKKTLSFSRKFPFMKSREDGKSEDGSDQEPFMLCYTQEDANADGEILYRVELPMMEEITLIYLEDESQDETVLSYETVQQLTIAYTRPVIILGPLKDRINDDLISEFPDKFGSCVPHTTRPRRDYEVDGRDYHFVASREQMERDIQNHLFIEAGQYNDNLYGTSVASVREVAEKGKHCILDVSGNAIKRLQVAQLFPIAIFIKPKSVESIMEMNKRMTEEQAKKTYERALKMEQEFAEYFTAVVTGDTPEEIYSKVKAVIAAESGPSVWVPRREPL; via the exons ATATCCAAGAGTTCTATGAGCTCACTCTCCTCGATGATACGAAGTCAGTACAACAGAAAACTGCAGAAACAATCCGTATCGCTAACAAGTGGGAATTGGACAGCAACAGACGAGAG ATATCAACGGATGAAATTGAATATAGATCGGTATCAAATGCATTTCTACACGACAACAATAAGAAGTCTGAATCACGTAATGAGACACCAGACTCGGGTAAG GTGCGTTCTGTCGTATCACCAAGTGATGAAGTTGAAGAAAAGAAA GCTCACGTCGCATCATCTGAAATGAAGCAG TTACAGGTTAATGGCATAGAAGGTGGAGCAAATGAAAGAACACAGGGTGAGGATGGCTACATTTACCTCTCGGTGGCACTGTCTCGAGCTGGTGGTGCTGGCTTGGGCTTCAGCATTGCAGGAGGGTCTGACAATCCCCATGTGGCAGATGACCCTCATATCTATGTCACAAAGCTCATACCTGGTGGTGCTGCTGCAGCCAGTCAGTTACTGATTAATGATGCTATTTTACag GTGAATGATGTGAATGTAGAAAATGTGACACATGCTGAAGCGGTTGATGCACTGAAAAAGGCTGGTAGTACTGTGAGATTg AAAGTGCGACGTCGAGCTATAGAAGATACCCTAAACGTGTCACAAGTGTCAAACAAAGAGGAATCTGTGGAAATAGAACTTATAAAAGGTGGCTCTGGCTTGGGCTTCAGTATAGCAGGCGGACTCGGTAACCAACACATACCCGGTGAcaacggcatttacgttaccAAAATCATGGCCGGCGGCGCTGCGCATCAAGATGGACGTTTAAGAGTTGGTGATAAATTGCTTATGGTCAAAAACACTTCT aacGGAGATGTCAATTTGGATAACGTGACACACGAGGATGCCGTGGCCGCTCTAAAGGCAACAGGAGAACGCGTGTTGCTAGTTTTGGTACCAGGGCCGAGACACGGACAACCCTCGCCGCGCACTTCTCGAGCTAACACAC cgtCGAGCGCAGCAAATTCTCTCCGACGCGAAGACGCAACGGACGGCGGCGAGGAGGTACGCGTGGTGGAGCTGGAGAAAGGTCCCTCGGGCCTGGGGTTCAACATCGTCGGTGGCGAAGACGGGCACGGCATCTACGTTTCTTTCCTGTTGGCCGGCGGACCTGCGGAGAGGTCCGGCGCTCTACGGAGAGGAGACCGTCTGCTCGCAGTCAACGATCTTGACATATCGCACGCCACACACGAACAGGCCGCCAAAGCCCTGAAG aGCACGGGTCAAATTGTTAAATTGACTGTTGTGTATCGTCCACAAGAATACAATAAGTTTGAAGCACGAATCAATGAATTGAAACAACATCATACGCTATTACGGACATCTCAAAAACGATCCTTGTATGTAAG AGCATTATTTGACTACGACCCCATTCGAGACGATGGTCTACCTTCGAGAGGATTGCCGTTTCGATATGGCGATATATTGCATGTTACAAATGCGTCCGATGACGAATGGTGGCAAGCCAG AAGGCTGGGTCAGGATAAAGTGGACACCGATGCTATCGGTATAATTCCTTCGAAACGTCGATGGGAAAGAAAACAGCGGGCACGCGATCGACAAGTTAAATTCCAGGGACAGGGTACACCGGTCAGTACG AGCCAATCCACTCTggaaaggaaaaagaaaactttATCTTTCAGTAGAAAATTCCCATTCATGAAGAGTCGAGAAGACGGCAAATCTGAAGATGGTTCCGATCAAGAAC CTTTCATGCTTTGTTACACGCAGGAGGACGCTAACGCTGACG GAGAAATCTTGTATCGAGTGGAACTTCCCATGATGGAGGAGATAACGCTCATATATCTCGAGGACGAGA GTCAAGACGAGACGGTGTTGTCTTACGAAACAGTTCAGCAATTGACGATCGCGTACACTCGGCCCGTGATAATATTGGGCCCATTGAAAGATAGAATAAACGACGACCTCATTTCCGAGTTCCCTGACAAGTTTGGAAGCTGCGTGCCTC ATACGACACGGCCAAGACGCGACTACGAGGTGGACGGGCGGGACTACCACTTCGTGGCCAGCCGCGAGCAGATGGAGCGCGACATACAGAATCACCTGTTCATCGAGGCCGGCCAGTACAACGACAATCTGTACGGAACGTCCGTGGCATCCGTGCGAGAAGTCGCCGAGAAG GGCAAGCATTGCATTTTGGACGTCAGCGGTAACGCAATCAAGAGATTGCAAGTAGCACAACTATTCCCTATTGCCATATTTATCAAACCAAAGAGTGTAGAGTCTATAat GGAAATGAACAAGAGAATGACAGAAGAACAAGCGAAGAAAACTTATGAACGTGCCCTTAAAATGGAGCAAGAATTCGCTGAATATTTTACTg CCGTGGTGACGGGCGACACGCCGGAAGAGATATACTCGAAGGTGAAGGCGGTGATCGCGGCGGAGAGCGGCCCGTCCGTGTGGGTGCCGCGCCGCGAGCCCCTGTGA